The proteins below are encoded in one region of Halalkalicoccus jeotgali B3:
- a CDS encoding AAA domain-containing protein → MQIRGTVLDPGETRTVSTRHGERDLAEALVRTDDGEFSVTLWGKWAETGEYLQPGMELVVTDPEETEWQGETGYATGRDSYVIVEPGFLVNVTDIRSWVQCPRMYYLNKLSGVPLNYPVVKGTIVHEVFGDLLRGADFEAAVADRIEEAGLELGLLDRDPEAVREEVRQNARAIDGWLSQGTLSEDDSWRSEYTLISERFGIKGRADALRRGMPVELKTGKNTNREPRFPDKIQAACYALLLDEQGGVGDELEADGGAPDTGTLLYTKNTALDRNEESGDLSPAKEFSIGSGLLEYVVRTRNEIAAMEFDSSVPTGYEANAKCEYCFERDTCMVVSGRLDQESKAGKIASPLPEREREYFDRMYEAVERERRSSHREYTKLWEQTPEERAEDDRALIGLEPLDEELREDGRWALRARSTGAVSKIREGDVALASDGDPISGHAELARIERLGEEIVVSTDEPVALKRLDVYPSDMSADGMLTALHDALLKGDDRRKELLFGNATPEFGTVEGAFIENNAAQNEAVSRAIAAKDFALIHGPPGTGKTYTIARAIRTMVERGERVLLSAFTNRAVDNALEALSDQGFTNFVRVGTEHGVREDMQPYRLDGRGEPGTLASTLREAPVVAATTSSCGSRVLREQSFDVALVDEASQLTEPATLAAINRAERFVLVGDHHQLPPVVQSEADESTGDAKGADLSRSLFERLIGEHPDAGVMLERQYRMAQRIQAFSSQEFYDGKLRPATGAVAAQRLTDLEGVSPGTLPEELRDPVAFIDVKGDDAAHTDTEEATRIAELVERYVEAGVPPEEIGVIAPFRAQVATITQTVREGVAVDTVDRFQGSSKEVILVSFVASTPADLEGPIFDDYRRLNVALTRAKKSLGLVGTRGALSADPLYGRMADWASR, encoded by the coding sequence GTGCAGATCCGCGGTACCGTCCTCGATCCGGGCGAGACGAGAACCGTCAGCACCCGCCACGGCGAGCGCGACCTCGCCGAGGCGTTGGTCCGGACCGACGACGGCGAGTTCTCGGTCACGCTGTGGGGCAAGTGGGCCGAAACCGGCGAGTACCTCCAACCCGGTATGGAACTCGTCGTCACCGACCCAGAGGAGACCGAGTGGCAGGGTGAGACGGGCTATGCGACCGGGCGGGACTCGTACGTGATCGTCGAGCCCGGCTTTCTGGTGAACGTCACGGACATCCGCTCGTGGGTGCAGTGTCCCCGGATGTACTACCTCAACAAGCTCTCAGGCGTGCCGCTGAACTACCCCGTGGTGAAGGGGACGATCGTCCACGAGGTCTTCGGCGACCTCCTGCGGGGTGCGGACTTCGAGGCGGCCGTCGCGGACCGCATCGAGGAGGCCGGACTGGAACTCGGCCTGCTGGATCGCGATCCGGAGGCGGTCCGCGAGGAGGTCCGACAGAACGCCCGCGCGATCGACGGCTGGCTCTCACAGGGCACCCTAAGTGAGGACGACTCGTGGCGAAGCGAGTACACTCTGATCAGCGAGCGCTTCGGGATCAAAGGCCGGGCCGACGCCCTGCGACGGGGCATGCCCGTCGAGCTCAAAACGGGCAAGAACACCAACCGCGAGCCGCGCTTTCCCGACAAGATCCAGGCGGCCTGCTACGCCCTCCTGTTGGACGAACAGGGCGGCGTTGGGGACGAACTGGAAGCGGACGGCGGGGCCCCCGATACCGGCACCCTGCTCTATACGAAAAACACCGCGCTCGATCGCAACGAGGAGTCGGGCGACCTCTCGCCGGCCAAGGAGTTCTCGATCGGCTCGGGCCTCCTCGAATACGTCGTCCGAACGAGAAACGAGATCGCGGCGATGGAGTTCGATTCGAGCGTGCCGACGGGCTACGAGGCCAACGCCAAATGCGAGTACTGCTTCGAACGGGACACCTGTATGGTGGTTTCGGGCCGACTCGACCAGGAGTCGAAAGCCGGCAAGATCGCAAGCCCGCTGCCCGAACGCGAGCGGGAGTACTTCGATCGGATGTACGAGGCGGTCGAGCGCGAGCGTCGATCGTCCCATCGCGAGTACACGAAGCTCTGGGAACAGACCCCGGAGGAACGCGCCGAGGACGACCGGGCGCTGATCGGGCTCGAACCGCTTGACGAGGAGCTCCGCGAGGACGGGCGGTGGGCGCTTCGCGCCCGCTCGACGGGGGCGGTTTCGAAGATCCGCGAGGGCGACGTGGCGCTTGCGAGCGACGGCGATCCCATCTCGGGTCACGCCGAACTCGCACGCATCGAGCGACTCGGCGAGGAGATCGTCGTGAGCACCGACGAGCCGGTCGCCCTCAAGCGCCTCGACGTCTACCCCTCGGATATGAGCGCCGACGGTATGCTCACCGCGCTGCACGATGCCTTACTGAAGGGCGATGATCGGCGCAAGGAGCTGCTCTTTGGCAACGCCACCCCCGAGTTCGGCACGGTCGAGGGGGCGTTCATCGAGAACAACGCCGCCCAGAACGAGGCGGTTTCCAGAGCTATCGCGGCCAAGGACTTCGCGCTGATCCACGGCCCGCCGGGCACCGGCAAGACCTACACGATCGCACGGGCGATCCGCACGATGGTCGAGCGCGGCGAGCGCGTTCTCCTCTCGGCGTTTACGAACCGCGCCGTCGACAACGCACTGGAGGCCCTCTCCGATCAGGGATTCACGAACTTCGTCCGCGTCGGCACCGAACACGGCGTGCGCGAGGACATGCAACCCTACCGACTGGACGGCCGGGGCGAGCCCGGAACGCTCGCGAGCACCCTCCGGGAGGCCCCCGTGGTCGCGGCGACCACGTCGAGCTGTGGCTCACGGGTCCTGCGCGAGCAGAGCTTCGACGTGGCGCTCGTGGATGAGGCGTCGCAACTGACGGAGCCAGCAACCCTCGCAGCGATAAACAGAGCGGAACGGTTCGTCCTCGTGGGCGACCACCACCAGCTCCCGCCGGTCGTCCAATCCGAAGCCGACGAGAGCACGGGCGACGCGAAGGGCGCGGACCTCTCGCGCTCGCTGTTCGAGCGCCTGATCGGCGAGCATCCCGACGCGGGCGTCATGCTCGAACGCCAGTACCGGATGGCCCAGCGCATCCAGGCGTTCTCCTCTCAGGAGTTCTACGACGGCAAGCTCAGACCCGCCACAGGAGCCGTCGCCGCCCAGCGGCTCACTGACCTCGAGGGCGTTTCTCCCGGCACCCTCCCCGAGGAGCTTCGCGATCCCGTTGCCTTCATCGACGTCAAGGGCGACGACGCGGCCCACACCGACACAGAGGAGGCCACGCGGATCGCGGAGTTAGTCGAACGCTACGTCGAAGCGGGGGTTCCACCCGAGGAGATCGGCGTCATCGCGCCGTTTCGCGCACAGGTCGCGACGATCACCCAAACGGTCCGCGAGGGCGTGGCGGTCGACACCGTCGACCGGTTCCAGGGTTCGAGCAAGGAGGTGATCCTCGTCTCGTTCGTCGCGAGCACGCCCGCCGATTTGGAGGGTCCGATCTTCGATGACTACCGCCGGCTGAACGTCGCGCTCACGCGGGCGAAAAAATCGCTGGGCCTCGTCGGCACGCGCGGGGCGCTTTCGGCTGACCCGCTGTATGGGCGAATGGCCGACTGGGCGAGTCGCTAG
- a CDS encoding DUF4013 domain-containing protein yields the protein MSERLGFLRGPNAEEALLVGWICLSVHALFVPVVALVPAAGYLVVVARAVIDGESALPRVAFGPLVGEGLVAGAIALAYGAVPLAVGTVTVSLATGSARALEGGASPFFLVGSTLTLFFVLAGLYVVPIALCGYARDGREAVTAPSFRVAGRAAYFVGWTSALVVLTAGALAGSVAGAVPLVGPLLASLCWWITALAATRRLAAGYREA from the coding sequence ATGAGCGAGCGGCTCGGCTTTCTCCGGGGACCCAACGCCGAGGAGGCGCTGCTGGTCGGCTGGATCTGCCTGTCGGTCCACGCGCTGTTCGTCCCGGTCGTGGCGCTCGTGCCCGCCGCCGGTTACCTCGTCGTGGTCGCGAGGGCGGTCATCGACGGCGAGTCGGCGCTCCCGCGCGTCGCGTTCGGCCCGCTCGTCGGTGAGGGGCTCGTCGCGGGCGCGATCGCCCTTGCCTACGGGGCCGTCCCGCTCGCGGTCGGGACGGTTACAGTCTCGCTGGCGACCGGTTCGGCCCGCGCGCTCGAGGGCGGGGCGTCGCCGTTTTTCCTCGTCGGGTCGACGCTGACACTGTTTTTCGTCCTCGCGGGGCTGTACGTCGTCCCGATCGCGCTGTGTGGGTACGCCCGCGACGGCCGCGAGGCTGTCACGGCCCCGTCGTTTCGCGTCGCGGGGCGGGCCGCGTACTTCGTCGGCTGGACGAGCGCGCTGGTCGTCCTCACGGCCGGCGCGCTCGCCGGTAGCGTCGCCGGGGCCGTCCCACTCGTCGGGCCGCTGCTCGCGTCGCTTTGCTGGTGGATCACGGCGCTCGCGGCGACCCGGCGGCTCGCGGCCGGCTACCGGGAGGCGTAG
- a CDS encoding MBL fold metallo-hydrolase: MRITFLGTGSAMPTGERFQTGLLLEREGRTLLVDCGSGALHGLARTSVGYEGVSSVLLTHHHLDHVADLLPLMKARWLAGEDHLEIAGPRGTKSLVDGLLNVHEYMRGRLDLTVREVGPYDFEIADFSVEGYETRHSMYCLAYRFGGVSESDSEVRETKSRGVFTFSADSDAFEGLANFAEGSAVLVHDCSFPDDTDVSGHPTPAQLGEALSGHEIGRIYLSHLYPHTDGRHEEMLESIAAQYDGDVRFAEDGLSVTIS; encoded by the coding sequence ATGCGAATCACGTTTCTCGGTACTGGCAGCGCGATGCCGACCGGCGAACGCTTCCAGACCGGACTGTTGCTCGAACGGGAGGGCCGGACGCTGCTCGTCGACTGTGGCAGCGGCGCACTTCACGGTCTCGCCCGGACGAGTGTCGGCTACGAGGGCGTCTCATCGGTGCTTCTGACCCACCACCACCTCGACCACGTTGCGGACCTCCTCCCGTTGATGAAAGCCCGCTGGCTCGCGGGCGAAGACCACCTCGAGATCGCCGGCCCCCGGGGCACGAAATCGCTTGTCGACGGCCTCCTCAACGTCCACGAGTACATGCGGGGTCGCCTCGACCTCACGGTTCGGGAGGTCGGTCCCTACGACTTCGAGATCGCGGACTTTTCGGTCGAGGGCTACGAGACGCGCCACTCGATGTACTGTCTGGCCTACCGCTTCGGCGGCGTCTCCGAGTCCGACTCGGAAGTTCGCGAGACGAAGTCTCGCGGCGTGTTCACGTTCAGCGCCGACAGCGACGCCTTCGAGGGGCTCGCGAACTTCGCGGAGGGCTCTGCGGTGCTCGTCCACGACTGTTCGTTCCCCGACGACACCGACGTCTCGGGCCACCCGACGCCGGCACAGTTAGGCGAAGCGCTTTCGGGCCACGAAATCGGCCGCATTTACCTCTCACACCTCTATCCCCACACGGACGGGCGCCACGAGGAGATGCTCGAATCCATCGCCGCCCAGTACGACGGTGACGTCCGATTCGCGGAGGACGGCCTCAGTGTGACGATCAGCTAA
- a CDS encoding 2Fe-2S iron-sulfur cluster-binding protein yields the protein MGETTYSVEIVVPEDADSQRAGETVETRVDEDDYVLASARSQDVWLAADCQQGWCTTCAAELLEGEVDQSDAKRYYESDEAAGMILPCTAKPRSDLTIRAFQYEEMLEHRAANDNPPGNSKLD from the coding sequence ATGGGAGAGACGACGTACAGCGTCGAGATCGTCGTGCCCGAGGACGCCGACTCCCAACGGGCCGGCGAGACCGTCGAGACACGGGTCGACGAGGACGACTACGTGCTGGCGTCCGCCCGGAGTCAGGACGTGTGGCTGGCCGCCGACTGTCAGCAGGGGTGGTGTACGACGTGTGCGGCCGAACTACTGGAGGGCGAGGTCGACCAGTCGGACGCGAAACGCTACTACGAGAGCGACGAGGCGGCGGGCATGATCCTGCCCTGTACCGCGAAACCCCGCTCTGATCTGACGATCCGGGCCTTCCAGTACGAGGAGATGCTCGAACACCGCGCGGCGAACGACAACCCACCGGGGAACTCGAAGCTCGATTAG
- a CDS encoding NUDIX hydrolase, translating into MYGPGARYSQKAYAYVTRANGSGRQLLVFRERADPDAGVQVPKGGIEADETPDCAVRRELREEAGLDHDRPVYHLASDRYRRADGKRVARHFFHFPVDETRDEWAHEVTGGGEDDGQIYDLFWRPLPLPDRLAAGMDAYLPLVER; encoded by the coding sequence ATGTACGGCCCTGGGGCACGCTACAGCCAGAAAGCCTACGCGTACGTGACGAGGGCCAACGGAAGCGGCCGCCAACTGCTCGTCTTTCGCGAGCGCGCGGACCCCGATGCCGGGGTTCAGGTCCCGAAAGGCGGGATCGAGGCCGACGAGACCCCCGACTGCGCGGTCAGGCGCGAACTCAGGGAGGAGGCCGGGCTGGACCACGACCGACCGGTCTATCACCTCGCTTCGGATCGGTATCGTCGCGCCGACGGAAAACGGGTCGCCCGGCACTTCTTTCACTTCCCGGTCGACGAAACCCGCGACGAGTGGGCTCACGAGGTGACCGGCGGCGGCGAGGACGACGGCCAGATCTACGACCTCTTTTGGCGTCCCCTCCCGCTGCCGGATCGACTCGCCGCCGGAATGGACGCCTACCTCCCGCTGGTCGAGAGGTAA
- a CDS encoding nuclear transport factor 2 family protein: protein MNAEDTVEAYYDALRSGDALVPFFAEGETVVKVGISERLVGSERVAEGLREQTRTTSDWVVESRDLHVDGRESVAWFADTVRMSWTTDGGERHDFETRWSGTLEYRDEDWRFVGMHVSAPREF from the coding sequence ATGAACGCCGAGGACACTGTCGAGGCGTACTACGACGCGCTGCGTTCGGGCGACGCGCTCGTTCCGTTCTTCGCCGAGGGCGAGACCGTCGTAAAAGTCGGGATCTCCGAGCGACTCGTCGGTTCCGAACGGGTAGCAGAAGGCCTACGCGAGCAGACCCGGACCACGAGCGACTGGGTCGTCGAGAGTCGCGACCTCCACGTTGACGGGCGCGAATCGGTCGCGTGGTTCGCTGACACGGTCCGGATGTCGTGGACGACCGACGGGGGTGAGCGCCACGACTTCGAGACGCGCTGGAGCGGCACCCTCGAATACAGAGATGAGGACTGGCGGTTCGTCGGGATGCACGTCAGCGCGCCCCGGGAGTTCTGA
- a CDS encoding mRNA surveillance protein pelota, producing MRITSQQHVEGGKERLTLVPEHLDDLWHLTYVLEPGDLVSADTTRRIQRNDDQMRDTGGEREPMRVTIAVEDVEFHKFANRLRVGGEITWASREDQLGHHHTLNVEEHDEIEVEKVLKADQRERLEEAEESSENPDVAIVTVEEGEAHIHTVAQYGTEERATFTGPTGKGEFARARSELFSQIADALSRMDADAIILAGPGFTKQDAYEYIEENTQDIAELITVVDTSGVGDRGVHEVLKRGAVEDVQAETRIAREAELIDELTRRMAEGTKAAYGIEAVEEAAEFGAIETLLITDERLREERAGSGDWDMDVNDLITTAEQKGGDVVVFSSEFDPARQLKNLGGVAALLRYRLQ from the coding sequence ATGCGAATCACGAGTCAACAGCACGTCGAGGGCGGCAAGGAGCGTCTCACGCTCGTGCCCGAGCACCTCGACGACCTCTGGCATCTCACGTACGTTCTCGAACCTGGCGATCTCGTTTCGGCCGACACCACCCGCCGGATCCAGCGAAACGACGACCAGATGCGCGATACGGGCGGCGAGCGAGAACCCATGCGAGTCACCATCGCCGTCGAGGACGTCGAGTTCCACAAGTTCGCGAACCGCCTACGGGTGGGCGGCGAGATCACGTGGGCCTCCCGCGAGGACCAACTCGGCCACCACCACACCCTCAACGTCGAGGAGCACGACGAGATCGAGGTCGAGAAGGTCCTGAAGGCCGACCAGCGCGAACGCTTGGAGGAGGCAGAGGAGTCGAGCGAGAACCCCGACGTGGCGATCGTCACCGTCGAGGAGGGCGAGGCCCACATTCATACTGTAGCGCAGTACGGCACCGAGGAGCGCGCGACCTTCACCGGCCCGACCGGCAAGGGCGAGTTCGCCCGCGCGCGCTCGGAGCTGTTCTCGCAGATCGCCGACGCCCTCTCGCGGATGGACGCCGACGCGATCATCCTCGCCGGACCGGGCTTTACCAAACAGGACGCCTACGAGTATATCGAGGAGAACACCCAGGACATCGCGGAACTGATCACGGTCGTCGACACCTCGGGGGTCGGGGATCGCGGCGTCCACGAGGTCCTGAAACGGGGCGCGGTCGAGGACGTCCAGGCCGAAACACGCATTGCCCGCGAGGCCGAACTGATCGACGAGTTGACCCGGCGGATGGCCGAGGGCACAAAGGCCGCCTACGGGATCGAGGCCGTCGAGGAGGCTGCGGAGTTCGGCGCGATCGAGACGCTTCTGATCACCGACGAACGCCTGCGCGAGGAGCGGGCCGGGTCGGGCGACTGGGACATGGACGTCAACGACCTGATCACGACCGCGGAGCAGAAGGGCGGGGACGTCGTCGTCTTCTCCAGCGAGTTCGACCCCGCGAGGCAACTGAAGAACCTGGGGGGCGTGGCGGCGCTGTTGCGCTATCGTCTCCAGTGA
- a CDS encoding DUF4013 domain-containing protein, translating to MLGDAIEYPARGEDALTTVLVGGLLPVLSAMVGFVGLALSVVLIGLAILPFAALPLLALCGYYVAVLRRVAAGDPDPPQFRNWGRLIVDGLRFLAVSIAYAIPFALLLGLFFAVLAASEAAVGSSAAETVAAIGAVLTALLAVGSLVAYAYLQPLALANLAREGRLGAAFDLGTIRKAGLSRAYATAWALGALVWAVGAALEGALWVVTIGLFVGFYADVARYYLYGRGLGRALSGPPAREPPRAEDRELPPPVVPASERAACPVDPETIPRIEDPATFETRTGGRDRRRGWPDWESESDPDERP from the coding sequence ATGCTAGGCGACGCGATCGAGTATCCCGCCCGCGGCGAGGACGCGCTCACGACGGTGCTGGTCGGCGGGTTGTTGCCGGTGCTTTCGGCGATGGTCGGGTTCGTGGGTCTCGCGCTGTCGGTCGTTCTGATCGGGCTCGCGATACTCCCGTTCGCGGCGCTCCCGCTTCTCGCGCTGTGTGGCTACTACGTCGCCGTCCTCCGGCGGGTCGCCGCGGGCGATCCTGACCCGCCGCAGTTTCGAAACTGGGGGCGGCTGATCGTCGATGGCCTGCGCTTTCTCGCCGTCAGCATCGCCTACGCGATACCCTTCGCGCTCCTGTTGGGGCTCTTTTTCGCCGTGCTGGCCGCGAGCGAGGCCGCAGTGGGCAGTTCGGCGGCCGAGACGGTTGCCGCCATCGGTGCCGTGCTGACGGCGCTGCTCGCGGTCGGCTCGCTGGTGGCGTACGCCTACCTCCAGCCCCTCGCGCTCGCGAACCTCGCGCGCGAGGGACGACTGGGGGCGGCGTTCGACCTCGGGACGATCCGGAAGGCGGGCCTCTCGCGGGCTTACGCCACCGCGTGGGCGCTCGGGGCGCTGGTCTGGGCGGTCGGGGCCGCACTCGAAGGGGCGCTGTGGGTCGTGACGATCGGGCTGTTCGTCGGCTTCTACGCCGACGTGGCCCGGTACTACCTCTACGGACGCGGACTCGGGCGGGCGCTCTCGGGGCCGCCCGCCCGGGAACCACCACGCGCCGAAGACCGCGAATTGCCGCCCCCGGTCGTGCCCGCGAGCGAGCGGGCGGCCTGCCCGGTCGACCCCGAGACGATACCCAGAATCGAGGACCCCGCGACCTTCGAGACTCGGACCGGCGGTCGCGATCGACGGCGGGGCTGGCCCGACTGGGAGTCCGAATCCGACCCCGACGAGCGCCCATGA
- a CDS encoding ATP-dependent helicase, whose product MGTRERLTARNVDPDRVADLTVLDSLSPVVQEWWIERFGEYVPQNGGVFTPPQREAIPLVREGENALICAPTGSGKTLASFSAVIDDLIERDREDDLENSVYCLYVSPLKSLANDIHRNLDVPLSEITDSLAERGEDCAVRHAIRHGDTPDAERRRMLEETPHILNTTPETLAILLNSPKFKEKLATVEYVIVDEIHSLAANKRGTHLSVSLERVEEIAESSPTRIGCSATVEPLETIAEFLVGSEDDSPREYKIVDTRFVREFDLELACPADDLINTPPEVVQNRFYEQLHDLIADHENTLVFTNTRSGAERVLQNLRERFGYDEADSGCHHGSLSKEVRQSVEEGLKAGELDVVTTSTSLELGIDMPHVDLVVQVGSPKSVASLLQRVGRAGHRLGQTVTGRVIALDRDELVECAVMLEKAESGFVDRVFVPEKAMDVAAQHVYGMAINAIRPEREIRAILERAYPYREFTDREWESLMRYLTADYEGMEEKNVYAKVWRDTNDPPDGEHHYDDYPVGTPLIGKRGRLARVIYMTNIGTIPDSFTCSVFTRGDNQRVGDLDENYLDTLDPGDVFVIGGQHFEFRYRRGSKVYVDRTNARPTVPTWFSERLPLSYDLGREILAFKRELLARYETDGPAGVRRWLRVFPIDENSVRALARMFDEQIRYAGTGSISTDSRLAIEEERDRTEYKRRYYVRSNYGRRFNEGFSRLLAYRCAQEANANVTVAVADNGFTLAMPLNRKVDLAGMIDGTDPEEARDLLRAALDGTDLLQRYFRINATRSLMILKRYKGYEKSASEQQVSSEMLLGFAGDLEEFAVLEETYREILEDTLAIGAVEDVLRGIRAGEISLALDRVDSPSPLSFGLATLSASDVVLAEDESAVLKEFHERVLESIGDGDRADALPVED is encoded by the coding sequence ATGGGAACACGCGAGCGCCTCACCGCCCGAAACGTCGACCCGGATCGGGTAGCGGACCTCACAGTCCTCGATTCCCTGTCGCCGGTCGTCCAGGAGTGGTGGATCGAGCGCTTCGGCGAGTACGTTCCCCAGAACGGCGGCGTCTTCACCCCGCCCCAGCGCGAGGCGATCCCGCTGGTGCGCGAGGGGGAAAACGCCTTGATCTGTGCGCCGACGGGCAGCGGCAAGACGCTCGCCTCCTTCAGTGCGGTAATCGACGACCTGATCGAACGGGATCGCGAGGACGACCTGGAGAACTCCGTCTACTGTCTGTACGTTTCTCCCCTGAAATCGCTCGCGAACGACATCCATCGTAATCTCGACGTACCGCTCTCCGAGATCACCGACAGCCTTGCGGAACGTGGCGAGGACTGTGCGGTCCGCCACGCGATCCGCCACGGCGATACGCCCGACGCCGAGCGCCGGAGGATGCTCGAGGAGACGCCACATATCCTCAACACGACCCCCGAAACGCTCGCGATCCTGCTCAACTCCCCGAAGTTCAAGGAGAAGCTCGCCACCGTGGAGTACGTCATCGTCGACGAGATCCACTCGCTTGCGGCGAACAAACGCGGTACGCACCTCTCGGTGAGCCTCGAACGCGTCGAGGAGATCGCCGAGAGTTCGCCGACGCGGATCGGCTGTTCGGCGACCGTCGAGCCGCTGGAGACGATCGCGGAGTTCTTGGTCGGATCTGAGGACGACTCTCCCCGCGAATACAAGATCGTCGACACCCGGTTCGTCCGGGAGTTCGACCTCGAACTCGCCTGTCCGGCCGACGACCTCATCAACACGCCCCCGGAGGTCGTCCAGAACCGGTTTTACGAGCAGCTTCACGACCTGATCGCCGACCACGAGAACACGCTCGTCTTTACGAACACCCGGTCGGGCGCCGAGCGCGTCCTCCAGAACCTCCGCGAGCGCTTTGGTTACGACGAAGCCGACTCGGGCTGCCATCACGGTAGCCTCTCGAAAGAGGTCCGCCAGTCGGTCGAGGAGGGGCTAAAAGCCGGCGAACTGGACGTGGTAACGACCTCTACCAGTCTGGAACTCGGGATCGATATGCCCCACGTCGACCTCGTGGTGCAGGTGGGCTCGCCCAAATCCGTCGCCTCGTTGCTCCAGCGCGTCGGCCGGGCGGGCCACCGGCTGGGCCAGACGGTTACGGGGCGGGTAATCGCGCTGGATCGCGACGAATTGGTCGAGTGTGCGGTGATGCTCGAAAAGGCCGAATCGGGCTTCGTCGACCGGGTGTTCGTCCCGGAGAAGGCGATGGACGTCGCCGCCCAGCACGTCTACGGGATGGCGATCAACGCCATCCGCCCCGAACGCGAGATACGGGCGATTCTCGAACGCGCCTACCCGTATCGGGAGTTCACGGATCGAGAGTGGGAGTCGCTCATGCGCTATCTCACCGCCGACTACGAGGGGATGGAGGAGAAAAACGTCTACGCGAAGGTCTGGCGGGATACGAACGACCCGCCCGACGGCGAGCACCACTACGACGACTACCCCGTCGGGACCCCGCTGATCGGCAAACGCGGTCGGCTCGCCCGCGTCATCTACATGACCAACATCGGGACGATCCCCGATTCGTTTACCTGTAGCGTCTTCACTCGCGGCGACAACCAGCGCGTCGGCGACCTCGACGAGAACTACCTCGACACGCTCGACCCGGGCGACGTGTTCGTCATCGGGGGCCAGCACTTCGAGTTCCGCTATCGACGAGGGTCGAAGGTGTACGTGGATCGAACGAACGCCCGGCCCACTGTGCCGACGTGGTTTTCCGAGCGCCTGCCGCTTTCCTACGACCTCGGACGGGAGATCCTCGCATTCAAACGCGAGCTGCTCGCGCGCTACGAGACGGACGGGCCGGCAGGGGTCAGACGCTGGCTACGGGTGTTCCCGATCGACGAGAACAGCGTACGCGCGCTGGCGCGGATGTTCGACGAGCAGATCCGGTATGCGGGAACCGGAAGCATCAGCACCGATTCCCGGCTGGCTATCGAGGAGGAGCGCGACCGCACCGAGTACAAACGCCGCTACTACGTGCGCTCGAACTACGGTCGGCGGTTCAACGAGGGCTTTTCGCGCCTGCTTGCCTACCGCTGTGCCCAGGAAGCCAACGCCAACGTCACCGTCGCGGTCGCGGACAACGGCTTTACCCTCGCCATGCCGCTCAACCGGAAGGTGGACCTCGCGGGAATGATCGACGGGACCGACCCGGAGGAGGCCCGCGACCTCCTGCGAGCGGCCCTCGACGGGACCGACCTCCTGCAGCGATATTTCAGAATCAACGCCACCAGATCGCTGATGATCCTCAAACGCTACAAGGGCTACGAGAAATCGGCGAGCGAACAACAGGTTTCGAGCGAGATGCTGCTCGGCTTTGCGGGCGACCTCGAGGAGTTCGCAGTGCTCGAGGAGACCTACCGCGAGATCCTCGAGGACACACTCGCGATCGGGGCAGTCGAGGACGTGCTTCGGGGGATCCGTGCAGGCGAGATCTCCCTCGCACTCGACCGGGTCGACTCGCCCTCGCCGCTGTCGTTCGGGCTGGCGACGCTGTCGGCCAGCGACGTGGTGCTCGCAGAAGACGAGAGCGCGGTGCTCAAGGAGTTTCACGAGCGTGTGCTCGAATCTATCGGGGACGGCGACCGGGCTGACGCGCTCCCCGTAGAGGACTAG